Genomic window (Candidatus Woesearchaeota archaeon):
GTACTTCCCCCTCGGCGCGTCGGAAGGCACAGAAACCAAGAACACCATTTGCGCATTCTCGTTAAACGACAAAACATAATCACGATCAATCATCACAACCCACTCCTGCGGGTCAACCCCCGCAGGCAACGTAGCAGATCCTTCATGCAACGGCGAAAAACCCGCAAAATCGACCACGACGCTAAACCGCGTCTGAGCAGGCGTAGTGAACACGTTCCGAAAACCCACTGGGAAGACGGGCAAGTCAACACAACGCTCAGAACACGAAAAGAAATGGACAAGCCCACTACTACCAGCGCTTTTCGACAAGTACGGCAAGAAAATAATCTCACCCCTCCCCAACTCGCGCTCCATTCGCTGTGCCATCTCATTCGTCACGGAACACTCAACGACCTCACCAGCACACATGACCTTGCGCAAAATAAGAAGGCTGCTTCCAAAAATAACCAAACCTAAAATAATCACGACAAGGGAAGTAATGGAGAGCGCAAACCCGCGCGAGAACCGCCGTTCCCCCCGGCGCGGCACTGAACGAGCCAACGAAGACCTCTTTGCCCGCGCAGCGCTACACTCATCTTGGTTGTAGCTCTTCCACGGCAAACACCTCATCACACTACCTCACCGTCTCACGTGAAACCATTTTAGAAGGAGAACCAAGAAAAAGAAGAACAAACAAATCCCTCCAAAGAACAACCAAAGCCAAAGCCACGTCTGCTCGTCACTCACCAAGAGCTGCCAGAGACCAAGCAAGACGAGAAAGGTACCAATCCAGAGAAACTTATCCAAAACAAGCTTCAAAATCTGGAACTCCTCCTCACGAGAGAGCACTAGCTTCGTCGTCATCGTTCAACACTCATCGTAATCTGGCGCTCAACAACCACTTCGTCCGTGTACGAATTCGTCACGGGATCAAACTTCACCGCCTGCAAACTACAAATATACTCGCCAGGAAGGATATCTTTTCCTGCAATATCCCCCAAGGCAGGATCATCAATGTTCTTCGCGTTCACAAAAATGCTGTACCCGGCTTTTTGCCCCTTCTCAACGCGCTGGTGCAGCGTCGTCATCCGAGGAATGGGCTTGTACGCGGGGTCCTCGCCCGTGACGCAGTTCCCAATGAAAATCCCCACATCCACAGCGCCCTCGCCACCGTTATAGAGGCCAACTTCTAACTTTTTACTCTTTCCTGACTTAATGCGAAAATCATTTCCCTGCCGGATGACAAGCGGGTCGTTGGCGTTCGGGTCAAGACCGATCTTCGCCACTGCAATGGCGCTTGCCGTGTTCTCCTCGAGGCTTCCGAAGAAATTCCTAATAAACGCAATCCCCAGCCCCAGCAAAATCATCGCCATAACAAGAATAACGATTGCTTGAATACTCAAATTTAATGCTCCGCGTTTCATTCGTTCCACCTCGCCGCAAGCCGCGCTCCCAACGAATAAACCAAAACAAAGGGCAACATCCAAGAGAGGGGCAGGCCAATCCTGCTTCTCAAGGCCGGCTTTTTATGCGTTTTCACAAACACTGCAACAAACTCTTTCTCTCCTTAAGAGATTTATAAACTTTTCTATGCGTTCAACGTCTGCGAGAGGACAGCGCAGGAACAACACCGAAAAGAAAATATTTAAAAAACTCCTTTGCAAAAATGCACAGGTATGGTTCTAGAAAAACTCCTACCCGAACGGGTTCTTGAACGGCGCCCCCTCTACGCATTCATCGTCGGTATCGTCTACTCAGTTGTTGGCATTTTTCTCGCAAAACTCCTCTTTCCAGAAGACCCCGCGCTCGTTTCGGTCGCGTTTATCTCCCTTCTCATCCTTCCCGAACTCTACAAACTCTTTTCAACTGAAGAAAGGAAGGAAAAAGCTGAACGAAGAATAACACTTAAAAATCTTTACAAAGACAATAAGGACCTTCTCAGACTCTACCTTGTCCTTTTTTTCAGCATTTTCTTCACCTACGCGGTCCTGACCATGTTCCTCAGCGATTTCGAAAGCAACCGGCTGTTCTCAAAGCAACTCAGCGTTCGCACATCAACAGGGAACGCGGCAGACAGGGGAGGACTCTCAGGACTCGTCTCAAGAGGAATCTATTGTGAAGACGCCTCCCTTCGCCGCCTCCCAGCAAACTCCTTCCCAAGCATGACGTGCCTCTACTCCAAAATTTTCTTCAACAACCTCAGCGTTCTTGCCGCGTGCTTCTTCCTCGCGCTCATCACCGGTGATGGAGCCGTCTTCCTTATTACCTGGAACGCGTCCGTATGGGGGACAATCTTTGGCTGGCTCGCAAAAAACCTCTCTCGCTATTTTGAAACAGCCCACCCCCTCGGCTTTTTCTTCACCATCCTTGCCATTGTCCTTCCCCACATGACTCTTGAAGCGCTAGCGTATATTATGGCAGCGATCTCTGGCGGAACCATCTCAAAAGATGTTGTTCTGGAACGCCTCGACAGCAAACGCTTCAACAAAGTGTTCGCCTACAACATGCTCCTCCTCCTCGTCGCCCTGCTCATTCTCCTCATCGCAGCAGGTCTGGAAACTGGCGTTCTCACCTACTCGACAACGTACCAAAGCCTCCTTCGCTTCGTACGCTGAATCCGCGTGCATCTCTCTCCGATCACGCTCAACACAACCAAGCCCGCTATGCTCAGCGTTCAGGCGAAAGTTATTTAAAGCAGAGACGCCTTAAGCAGCAATATGGACAAAAATGCCTTCCTCGCCGTCGTAGCGATAACGGCTATGGTCATCCTCGTAGCCCTCACCATACAAGCAAAAAACCAAGCAATAAGCGCTAAGACCGGCCAAGCGAGCACACACTCTCCTCTTACAGGAAAGGCAATAGCGGAGCCGTCTACGCAATACCACGCTAACACCGCACCAGCAAAGGCCCAGCCTCAAGCCACCTGCACTCCTGGAAAAGACGTCCTCGCCAGAATCAGCCAACACAAAGTAACCTATACCGATGAGTGCACAGCTCTAAAAAACCGTTGGGACATCGTCTCCTACACACCCCATCTTGTTGACACCTCCGCCTTCTCTTCATAAGCCCTGCCAAAGGCCCTCGTACCCTCTTCTACAAAACCGTTACCTTTATAAATAAACCTGGGCTCTCGTCGAGTGAGTTGTCCGCCGGGCACGCGATTCTCTCCCGGTACTCCCTACCCACGAATGAGGCGAGAGAAGCGTGAACAAAACCCTTTTAGGGTTGCAAAATCCAAGAATACAACTATTTATGCCCTACCAAAAAAAGAAGAAAAAAAATTTCAAGAAAAAAACAAGGTGATGCCCATTGCTCCAAACGGTACCAACGAACACGCTCATTGAAGCAACAGCAAAAAAACTCAAAAAAGACATAACTCCTCCTAGCTGGGCATCCTTCGTAAAAACAGGCGCCCATAAAGAGCGGCCACCCGCGCATCCCGACTGGTGGACCATCCGCGCCGCAGCCATCCTTCGCACCGTCTGCCTCAGAGGTCCTATCGGCACGGAAAAGCTCAGAATAAAATACGGAGGAAAAGGTAACCGAGGCGTTAAGCCGGAACACTTCACCAAAGGTTCGGGAAGCATCATCAGACACATCCTCCAGCAACTCGAAAAGGCAGGATACCTTGCAAAAGGAGAAAAGGGAACCCATAAAGGAAGAGTCATCACAAAAAAGGGACTTCTCCTCCTCCATCAAACAGCAAAGGAAATCAAAGAATCAAAAAAGTCCACGCCTATCACACAACAAAAAACCCCACAAACAACGCAAGCAACTCACAAAAAACACAAAGCACCAGAGCCAACAAAACAGGCGGAACAAAACCAACAAACACATCAAAGTACAGAACCTACAAAGAAAGAGTCAAGTCAAGCGGAAGCATAAAAAAAACAAATACACAACCTCTCTTCCGAAAATACACACTCACAAAAAAAGCATCAAGAAAAACACAACGAAAAAAACACGCGAGACTCATGGCAACGTACAAACACGCCAACAGAAAACAACGCCTCATCAAGCACAGCAAACAAACCCGCTGGGCGCCCTTCTGGACGGTGCCAAAAATTTACGGGAAGGGAAGACGCATCCACCCAGGGCGACACACTGAAGTGAAGAGGAGCTGGCGAAGAAACAAACTCAAAAAAGTCTAAAAAAATACGAACGAGCGTAAAATAAGGCAATGGCAGAACAAAAAAACAAAACAACGGAGCGGACCTACACCATTCCGCTACGCAAGAGCTTCATAACCAAGCCAAAGCATGCCAGAGCAAACCGAGCAATACGCACAATCAAAGCGTTCATCAGCCGTCACATGAACGCAAAAAATGCGGAAGCAGTACGTATTGGACAAGAACTCAATAAAACAGTCTGGAAGCAAGGCATCCGCAACCCTCCAGGAAAAGTCACCGTAACGGCGTTCAAAGAAGACGACATCGTCAAAGTCGAACTCGCAGGGACGGCGTGGGTTGACGCTGTAAAGCCAGCCCCTAAAACAGAAAAAGGTGGAACCCTCAAAGACAAGCTCACAGGAGCCCTCAAACCAACAGAAACGGAAACGCCACCCGCCACCTCTGCCGCAACACCGAAAAAAACTGAGGATCACAATAGCACAAAAAAACAAGGAGACAGCAAAGAAAAACCCAAAGAGCAAGCAAACAAAAAAACCTCTGCTAAGAAAGAAACAACCTCCCCAAAAAAGCAACACTCCCAGAGCACACGAGAAACGCAGTGAAGCGCCTGCTCAAAACAACAATGTACTCAACGTTTCTTCTTGAAAAAACGTAGTTTCTCAGAAAACCTTCAATTAACAGCCTACAATCACCTAATTACTTTAAAGAAACCGCAGAGAGAAGCTTTTTTAGCGCGGCGTCAAGAACAACAAACAAATTATGATCGGTCAAGATGACCGTCTCAGTCTTCCCATCAAGCTCTGCCTTCACATGAATTTCAAACTTCTCCGACCCCTCCTGCTTGTGCACGGGCTTCATCGTCACGGTCAACTTACGAAACCCATCTCCTTTCATATCAGCAAGCTTCCTTGCATAAGAACCAACAATCTTCTTAACCACCACTAACTCAGCAGGGTCTCGCTCGCGAAACCCAACCAGCACAATATTACCTCCCAACTCAATCATCCTCAACACCACTCTCCGAACACGTGACGCTCAACAGGAAAAAACCCTGCCAGCGCAGCCAGCAGGGGGAGAGACAATAGAAAGTCCTTTTTTGCGACGAAGGTGATTTCCATATCTCTCCAAACTATTAACATACCTTCTCGTTTTTAAATCTTACGGATTTTTGCATACTAACGTGTCCTTCCAAAAAAAGGAGAAAAAACAAAGAAACTGAAAAAAGAAAAACGCCGTGGCCCGGATTCGAACCGGGGATCCCAAAAGGGACGAGATGCCTCAACAACAACGCAAAACACCCGCAAGGTGCTGCCTTGCCTTTTCCAGTCTCGCGCAATACCAGGCTATGCGACCACGGCAACAGCAAAAAAATCCCGACGTGCCAACCCCCTTCTTGCTAAACGTGCCAAACCAAAACGCGCCCTGCCAATGAGAAAACAAAATCATCTCAAGAATCAATCATCTCAATCTCAATATTAAGCCCTTCAGGAATAGGAACACGCATCACTAAACGAAGCGCACGCTCATCCAATGCGAGATCAATGAGCCGCTTATGAATCCGCATCTCGTACCGCTCCCACGTCGCCGTCCCATCACCACAAGGAGACCTCCTCGTCGTGACCTTCAACTTCTTACGAGGAAGAGGAATCGGACCGCGCATCACAACACCTGTCTTCTCAGCAATATTTTTGATATACTCGCACGTCTGATTAATCTTGTCAATATCGGTGCTTGCTAACTTAATGCGCGCTTTTTGCATTTCCTTACCCTCTCATGCAACAAGACATGTGCTTGCCATGGTCACATGAACAAAATAACAAAAAAATTTCTTTTTCAAACCCTGCGAAGCAAGCAACCTCCTTACTGCTTCTTCACAAGATCAATGCACATCCCAGCAGCGACGGTCTGCCCGGAATCGCGAATAGCAAACCGGGAAAGCTGCGGAATATCTTTCTGCTTCTCAATGACCAACGGCTGCACAGGCCTGATCTTCACAATAGCAGCGTCACCATTCTTGATGAAGTCAGGATTCTCTTCCAAAACCTCACCAGTAGCAGGGTTGAGCTTCTTCTCAATCTTCTCAAACCTGCACGCGACCTGCGCTGTGTGAATGTGGAAAACCGGCGTGTACCCCACGGTGATAACGTTGGGGTGGTTGAGCACGACGATCTGCGCTGTGAACTCCTGCGCAACAGTGGCTGGGTTTGACTCATCAGAGATGACATCCCCTCGGGCAACGTCCTTCTTCCCAAATCCACGAACGCTGATGCCAACGTTGTCACCCGGCTCTGCCTGCTGAAGCTGCTCATGATGCATCTCAATAGACTTGCACTCACCACGAACACCTTTGCCTTCCCTGCCGGGCATAGCAATAACCTTCTGCCCCACCTTTAAAATGCCGGTCTCAACGCGACCGACAGGAACGACACCGATGCCGGTAATATTGTACACGTCCTGAATCGGCAAGCGAAGCGGCAAGTCAGTAGGCTTCTCCGGCTCCTTGAGGTTGTTAATCGCTTCGAGAAGCGTCGGGCCGGAATACCAACCCATCTTATCCGTCTTCTTCGCCACGTTATCCCCGGGGAGAGACGCAATAGGGACAAACGCGACGTCTTCCGGCTTGAACCCAACAGACTTGAGCAACGCAGAAACGTCCTCAACGACTTTCTTGAACCGAGCCTCATCATAATTCTGCATATCCATCTTGTTCACTGCAACGATGAGCTGCCCAACACCGAGCGTCCTCGACAAGAATACGTGCTCTTTCGTTTGAGCCATAACGCCATCATTTGCAGCAACAACCAACACCGCCGCGTCAGCTTGGGAGGCACCAGTAATCATATTCTTAATGAAGTCTCGGTGCCCGGGCGCGTCGATAATGGTGAAGTAATACTTATCCGTCTCAAACTTCTTGTGCGCGAGGTCAATCGTAACACCTCGCTCGCGCTCCTCCTTCAAATTGTCCATAACAAACGCGAACTCAAAACCGCTCTTTCCAAGCTCTTGCGCCTTTTCCTTGAGCTTTCTCAACGTCTGCTCATCAATGTTGCCAGTATCGAAGAGCAACCTACCAACCGTCGTGGACTTTCCGTGATCAACGTGGCCGATAAAGACCAAGTTTATATGGGGTTTTCCTTTTGCCATTATTACTCCCTCCGTTCTCACCTATCCATTTAAACACATAATAACAACGCACGAACGGAAAAACGAGGGGGTTTTTAAAGATTACTGTTTCTTTTTCTCGAGAAAGCAAGGCGCGCTACTCGCCGGTCCCCCGGCGTGCTTGAACAAAAGAACAAGCACGTCACAAAAAAATCACTGAGGCTGAGCGCCCGTCTCGGTCATCTTCAAACCCTTCCTTGACCGAATAGCATTAATCACTTTAGACTGCAGCTCATCCGGCAAACGCTCAAAGGTCTGATCAACAACAAAACTCGACCCTCGCCCGCCCGTGGCGGAACGCAAATCTGACGCGAGGCCAAACATCTCACTCACTGGCAACTTCCCTTTCACCACCACGGTAGACCCTTCCGTTTGCATATCAAGAAGCTGCCCACGCTTATTACTGATAAGTTTAGAAATCTCGCCCATGAACTCCTCAGGCGCTTCAAACTGCAGGGTTTGCATCGGCTCGAAAATGACAGGACCCGCGTTAAGAATTGCAAGGCGAATACCCTCACGCACCGCAGGGTACATCTGAGCAGGACCCCGGTGAATCGCGTCTTCGTGGAGCTTACAATCAACCAAGGAAACCTTCACTTTAAAGCAAGGCTCGTTCGCAACAGGCCCCTTCTTCATAACATCCTCAAACATATCCATTACCATCTCAATAATCTCACCAATCTGCACAATTCCCCTCGTCTCATCCATCAAAATATTCCCATTAAAGACATCTCGCACATTCCTCGCGCTCTTCGCGTCCCACCCGAGCTCTTGAAACGCACGCCAAATCTCTGTGTCTTTTTTCTTAATCCGCCCTTCAGGAATCGTCCCGTCCTTAATTGCCTGAACAACAGCATCATCAAGAGGCTCAACCTTGAAGTACAGCTTATTATGCTTATTCGGCGACTTCCCTTCCATCGGGTTCGGCGTGGCACGGGTAACCGTCTCTCGATACACCACAATGGGAGGCGAGGTGGTAATCTCAACCCCTTTCTCCTTCACAATCCTGTTTTCAATAACTTCCAAGTGCAACTCGCCCATGCCGCTCATGAGGTGCTCCCCCGTCTCTTTATTGATTTCAATACGAATAGACGGGTCCTCCTTTTGCACCTGGACCAAGACTTCAACAAGCTTGGGCAAATCGGACGGCTTCTTCGCCTCAATCGCCTTTGTGATAACCGGCTCGAAAATATGCGTGATCTGCTCGAAAGGCTCGCACGGCTCAAGAGAAACCGTCTCTCCAGGATATGCGTCCTTCAAGCCACCAACACCAATGATGTTGCCCGCAGGAACATTGTCAACGATCTCCCGCTTAGCCCCATTATAGATGTACACCTGCTGGATGCGCACCTGTGTCTTAGCCCTGTTCAAATATACCTGCACACCCTTCTTCATTGTTCCCGAATACAGCCGCCCAGCAGAAATCTCGCCTGCTTGCGGGTCAATAACGACCTTGATCACCACAAACATAAGCGGCCCGTTCGGATCGCTCTCCCGAAGCGACTTACCCAACGGACTCTCCAAATCCCCATGCCAAATCTTTGGAATGCGATACTGCGCCGCCTCCACAGGATTGGGATGATGCTTCACCACCGCGTTCAACACCACCTCATGAAGCGGCGCCTTCGAACGCAACACTTTCCAATCTCCCTTCTCGTACGCCTCAATAATCTCCTTGAATGAAATTCCTTTCTTTTGCATGTACTGAATAGAAAGCGCCCAATTATGAAACGCAGAACCAAAACACACAGAACCATCCTGAACGTTCACCTGCCACTTCTCACCAAATCCTTTTTCAGCAATCTGCAAAATAAGCTTGTTAACAGCCATGATGTGCTTTACAAAGCGCTCCTGCATCGCTTCAGGCGTGAGCTTGAGCTCCTTGATGAGCCGATCCACCTTATTAATGAATAAAATTGGCTTGACGCGCTCCTTGAGCGCCTGGCGAAGAACTGTCTCCGTCTGAGGCATCACGCCCTCAACGGCGTCAATGAGCACAATTGCTCCGTCAACCGCACGCATCGCGCGCGTCACGTCACCACCAAAATCGACGTGCCCGGGCGTGTCAATCAAGTTAATCAAGAAATCCTCCCCTTCCACGGCGTGCACCATGGAAACAGAAGCGCTATCAATAGTGATGCCGCGCTGCTGCTCATCCTCATGAAAATCAAGCTGAAGCGCACGACCAGCAAGCTCCTCAGACATCATACCCGCTCCACTCAGCAAGTTGTCAGAAAACGTCGTCTTTCCATGATCAATATGGGCGCAAATTGCAATGTTGCGGATATTCTTCGGCTTGTTCATCAACGCCTTGACTCTATCAACCATCTTTGCCATTGTGCTTTCACCTTTCTCCTTACCTGTTTACTCGTACTGCCTCAGGAAAACATTGAAGAGACAAGCCAGCGCCATCACCCTTGTCGGTACAAGAGCGTTTCATCAATACGGGTCCACTCGTGCAGCTCTTCCTTGGAAAACCACACGGCAATCTCCCTCTTCGCCTCTTCCACCGTTCCGGAAGCATGAATAAGAT
Coding sequences:
- a CDS encoding 50S ribosomal protein L31e, translating into MAEQKNKTTERTYTIPLRKSFITKPKHARANRAIRTIKAFISRHMNAKNAEAVRIGQELNKTVWKQGIRNPPGKVTVTAFKEDDIVKVELAGTAWVDAVKPAPKTEKGGTLKDKLTGALKPTETETPPATSAATPKKTEDHNSTKKQGDSKEKPKEQANKKTSAKKETTSPKKQHSQSTRETQ
- the tuf gene encoding translation elongation factor EF-1 subunit alpha gives rise to the protein MAKGKPHINLVFIGHVDHGKSTTVGRLLFDTGNIDEQTLRKLKEKAQELGKSGFEFAFVMDNLKEERERGVTIDLAHKKFETDKYYFTIIDAPGHRDFIKNMITGASQADAAVLVVAANDGVMAQTKEHVFLSRTLGVGQLIVAVNKMDMQNYDEARFKKVVEDVSALLKSVGFKPEDVAFVPIASLPGDNVAKKTDKMGWYSGPTLLEAINNLKEPEKPTDLPLRLPIQDVYNITGIGVVPVGRVETGILKVGQKVIAMPGREGKGVRGECKSIEMHHEQLQQAEPGDNVGISVRGFGKKDVARGDVISDESNPATVAQEFTAQIVVLNHPNVITVGYTPVFHIHTAQVACRFEKIEKKLNPATGEVLEENPDFIKNGDAAIVKIRPVQPLVIEKQKDIPQLSRFAIRDSGQTVAAGMCIDLVKKQ
- a CDS encoding elongation factor EF-2; this translates as MAKMVDRVKALMNKPKNIRNIAICAHIDHGKTTFSDNLLSGAGMMSEELAGRALQLDFHEDEQQRGITIDSASVSMVHAVEGEDFLINLIDTPGHVDFGGDVTRAMRAVDGAIVLIDAVEGVMPQTETVLRQALKERVKPILFINKVDRLIKELKLTPEAMQERFVKHIMAVNKLILQIAEKGFGEKWQVNVQDGSVCFGSAFHNWALSIQYMQKKGISFKEIIEAYEKGDWKVLRSKAPLHEVVLNAVVKHHPNPVEAAQYRIPKIWHGDLESPLGKSLRESDPNGPLMFVVIKVVIDPQAGEISAGRLYSGTMKKGVQVYLNRAKTQVRIQQVYIYNGAKREIVDNVPAGNIIGVGGLKDAYPGETVSLEPCEPFEQITHIFEPVITKAIEAKKPSDLPKLVEVLVQVQKEDPSIRIEINKETGEHLMSGMGELHLEVIENRIVKEKGVEITTSPPIVVYRETVTRATPNPMEGKSPNKHNKLYFKVEPLDDAVVQAIKDGTIPEGRIKKKDTEIWRAFQELGWDAKSARNVRDVFNGNILMDETRGIVQIGEIIEMVMDMFEDVMKKGPVANEPCFKVKVSLVDCKLHEDAIHRGPAQMYPAVREGIRLAILNAGPVIFEPMQTLQFEAPEEFMGEISKLISNKRGQLLDMQTEGSTVVVKGKLPVSEMFGLASDLRSATGGRGSSFVVDQTFERLPDELQSKVINAIRSRKGLKMTETGAQPQ
- a CDS encoding stage II sporulation protein M — translated: MVLEKLLPERVLERRPLYAFIVGIVYSVVGIFLAKLLFPEDPALVSVAFISLLILPELYKLFSTEERKEKAERRITLKNLYKDNKDLLRLYLVLFFSIFFTYAVLTMFLSDFESNRLFSKQLSVRTSTGNAADRGGLSGLVSRGIYCEDASLRRLPANSFPSMTCLYSKIFFNNLSVLAACFFLALITGDGAVFLITWNASVWGTIFGWLAKNLSRYFETAHPLGFFFTILAIVLPHMTLEALAYIMAAISGGTISKDVVLERLDSKRFNKVFAYNMLLLLVALLILLIAAGLETGVLTYSTTYQSLLRFVR
- a CDS encoding 30S ribosomal protein S10, producing MQKARIKLASTDIDKINQTCEYIKNIAEKTGVVMRGPIPLPRKKLKVTTRRSPCGDGTATWERYEMRIHKRLIDLALDERALRLVMRVPIPEGLNIEIEMIDS
- a CDS encoding 30S ribosomal protein S19e; protein product: MLQTVPTNTLIEATAKKLKKDITPPSWASFVKTGAHKERPPAHPDWWTIRAAAILRTVCLRGPIGTEKLRIKYGGKGNRGVKPEHFTKGSGSIIRHILQQLEKAGYLAKGEKGTHKGRVITKKGLLLLHQTAKEIKESKKSTPITQQKTPQTTQATHKKHKAPEPTKQAEQNQQTHQSTEPTKKESSQAEA